Sequence from the Streptomyces sp. NBC_00440 genome:
CCCGGTGCTCGCGGGCGTCTCCGTCCTCCCGCTGCGCCTGCCCGCGGGGCCCGTGCGGACGACCGCCGTCGCGGTGATGTCGGCCGCGTTCGGGATCGCGATCATGGTGGTCACCGGCAGTCTGGCCGGACTGCTGGCCGCGGTGGGCGCCTGGCTCCTCGCCGACCGCTCCGTGGAGCACACCGCGCTCCAGGCGGAGCGGGACCGGGCCGTGGCGCTGCTGGCCGAGGTCGAGGCGTCCCGGCAGGCCCTGCAGGAGGCGGCGGCCGTCGAGGAACGCAGCCGTATCGCCAGGGAGATGCACGACGTCCTGGCGCACAGCCTGGCCGGTCTGTCCGTGCAGTTGCAGGCGGTACGGGCGATCGCCGGCCGGGAGGGCGCGCCCGCGTCGCTGACCGGCCCCATCGACCGCGCGGCGGACCTCGCGCGGGACGGCGTCCAGGAGGCGCGCGCCGCGGTCGGTGCGCTGCGGCACGCGCCGCTGCGGGGCGTGGACGACCTCAAGGGTCTGGTCGGCGGTTTCCCCGGCGATGCGCGCCTGCGGGTCACCGGCAGGCCCTGCCCGCTCGGCCCCGAGGCGGGCCACGCGGTGTACCGGGCGGTGCAGGAGGCCCTGACGAACGCGGCGCGGTATGCGACCGGGAGCGTCATCGAGGTGGATGTGGCGTGGTCGGAGCGGGAGTTGCTGGTCGACGTCCGCGACCACGGGCTGCCGGCCGGCCGCGGACCCTCGGGCGTGAAGGGGAGCGGCACCGGTCTGCGGAGCATGGCCGAGCGGATCGAGGCCGTCGGCGGGACGCTGTCCGCCGGGCCGGTCCCCGGCGGGGCGGGCTGGCGGATCGAGATGCGCGTACCGGTCGCGGGGGCCGGGGGTGGCGCGGGCCCGGCTGGGAAGATGGGGTCGTGAACACATCAGCCGGCGTCCGGGCGCCGCACACGGGCGGGGAGGCGGACGCGTGACGATTCGGGTACTGGTGGCGGACGATCAGGCAGTGGTACGGGACGGGGTCGTGCTGCTGCTGTCATCGGCCGACGACATGGAGGTGGTCGGCGAGGCGGGCGACGGGCACGAGGCCGTTCGGCTGGCCACGGAGTCGCGGCCCGATGTGGCCCTCGTCGACCTGCGGATGCCGGGGCTGACCGGCGCCGAGGTGACGGCCCGGGTCGTCACCGCGGACATCGGGGTCCGGGTGCTCATCCTGACCACGTACGCGGACGACGACGCGGTGATGCCGGCTCTGCGGGCGGGCGCGTCCGGCTATCTGACCAAGGACGCCACCGGTGAGGCGGTGCTCGCCGCGGTCCGCGATGTGGCGGCTGGGCACACCGTTCTGGACCCCGCGGTCCAGCGCCGCCTGGTCGAACTGGTCGTCAGCGAACCGGACTCCACCGCTCCGGCGCCCGGACCCGCCCCCGTGGTCGCGGCCTCACCCGGGGTTCCGGCCGAGGCCGAGGGCCTCACCCGGCGGGAGATCGACGTCGTGCGACTGGTGGCGCAGGGGCTCAACAACCGGCAGGTGGCCAAGGAGATGGTCGTCAGCCAGGCGACGGTCAAGACGCACCTCAACCATGTGCTGGCCAAGCTGGCCCTGGACGACCGCGGTGCGCTGATCGCCTGGGCCTGGCGGTACGGACTGGCCGACAGGACCCCGTAGGCCAGAAGGAACCCGTAAGCCGGAGCCCGTAGCGACACAACGCTGGGAACCCGCAGCGGTTCCCCCGTACCCGGCGACGGTCCCCCACCCCCTGGACAAGAGGTCAGGTTAGGCTAACCTGACCAGGAATTGCCCAGTGGCCGTCCCGGCACGTACGGAAAGCAGAGTCCAGCCATGCCCAACGCCCGCGCCTCTCACATCTCCCGTCGCGGCATCCTCGCCGCGGGCGGCGTCATCGGTATCGGTGCCGCCCTCACTGCCTGCGGCGGCAGCGACTCCAAGAGCTCGGGCTCTGCGAAATCGGACTCCGGCCCCTGGTCCTTCAAGGACGACCGTGGCATCACCGCCAAGGCCGACGCAACCCCCACGAAGATCGTCGCCTTCACCGGGACCGCCGCGGCGCTGCACGACTACGGCGTCGAGGTCACCGGGGTCTTCGGGCCGACCAGGACCAAGGACGGCAAAGCCGATGTGCAGGCCGGCGATCTCGACATCAGCAAGGTCGAGATACTCGGCAACGTCTGGGGCGAGTTCAACGTCGAGAAGTACGCGGCACTCAGCCCCCAGCTGCTGATCACCGGCATGTACGACAAGGGCGCCCTCTGGTACGTCCCCGACGAGTCGAAGTCCAAGATCCTCAAGCTGGCCCCGAGCGTCGCCCTGATGGTCGCCCGCACCTCGATGCCCGCCGCGCTCCAGCGCCACGCCGAACTGGCCGAGTCCCTGGGCGCCGACCTGAAGGCCAAGAAGGTCACCGACGCCAAGGCCCGCTTCGAGAAGGCCGCGGCCCGGCTGCGCTCCGCCGCGAAGGCCAACCCGAAGATCAAGGTGCTCATCGGCTCGGCCAGCGCCGATCTGCTCTACATCTCGACCCCCGAACCCTCCGCCGACCTGCGGTACTTCAAGGAGCTCGGCGTCAACATCGTCGTACCGGACAAGGTCGACAAGGACGGCTGGTTCGAGAGCCTGAGCTGGGAGAACGCCGACAAGTACCCGGCCGACATCATCATGATGGACAACCGGAGCTCCGCCATCCAGCCGTCCGCGCTGAAGTCCAAGCCGACCTGGGGCGAGCTGCCCGCGGTCAAGGCCGGACAGGTCATCCCGCGCTCCACGACGGACCCGATCTTCTCCTACGACAAGTGCGCCCCGGCCCTGGAGGCGCTGGCCAAGGCGATAGAGACCGCGAAGAAGGTCAGCTGACCCATGACGACGGCCGCCATCGCCCCCTTCCGTTTCTTCGGCCTGCATGTCGTACGGACCCGGCGGCTCGGCCCGTCGATGGTCCGCATCACGTTCGGCGGCGAGGACCTCAGGGACTTCGCCGCCGGGGGCCGTGACCAGAGCCTCTCCCTCTTCCTGCCCCACCCGGGGCAGCAGGAGCCCCGACTGCCCGCCGGCGAGAACTGGTTCGCCGAGTGGCGGGCGCTGCCCGACGACGTACGGGCCGTGCTGCGCTCGTACACCGTGCGCGAGCAGCGCCGCGACCCCGACGAGGTCGACATCGACTTCGCGCTGCACGGCGCGGCGGCCTCGGCCGCGGACGCGGCGAGCGGCCCCGCCTCCCGGTGGGCCCGGCAGGCCACGCCAGGACAGCGGGTCCGCGTCCTGGGGCCCGCCGTCGAGCACAACACGGCCGTCCGCTTCCAGCCGCCCACCGGCACCGACTCGGTGCTGATCTGGGCGGACGAGACCGCGCTGCCCGCCGCCTCGGCCATCCTGGAGTGGCTGCCGGCCGGCACCAGGGCCCAGGTCTGGCTTGAGGTCCAGCACGCCGCCGACCGGCAGCCGCTGCGGACCGAGGCGAACGCGCGGGTCACCTGGCTCGTGCGGGACGAGGGCGCCCCGGCCGCCATCGACGCCGTACGCGCGGCCGAGCTGCCCGGCGCGCACCCGTACGCCTGGATCGCGGGCGAGTCCGGTTGCGTCAAGGAGCTGCGCCGCCATCTCGTACGGGAGCGCCAAGTCGACCGCAGACAGGTCACGTTCGTCGGCTACTGGCGCCGTGGGCTCAGCGAGGAACAGCTGAGGGAGACCGCGGCGCGCGCCGCCTGACCGGTACATCCCCCAGGGGGGGTGAGGCCTCATTGCGACGCCCGGATTAGTTAGGTTAGGCTTACCTAACTAAGGCTACCCGGCTACGACGTCGCAGTGCCCTCGCCCCCCTTCTCCCTTCCCCGGAGGACCGTTCATGCGCTCACACCTGCTCAACGACACGACAGCGGAGCAGTACCGCCTCACTGCCACCGCAGCAGTCGAGCGGGTGGCGGCCCAACTCGCCTCCACCAAAAAGCCGTTCACCGGAATCTCGCACCAGGAACTCGCCCCCGTCCTGGACTCCGTCGACCTGGACAAGCCGCTGGGCACCGCGGAAGCCGCCCTGGACGAACTCGGCACCGTCTACCTGCGGGACGCCGTCTACTTCCACCACCCCCGCTATCTGGCCCATCTGAACTGCCCGGTCGTCATCCCCGCGGTGGTCGCCGAGGCCGTGCTCTCCGCCGTCAACTCCTCGCTGGACACCTGGGACCAGAGCGCGGGCGGCACCCTGATCGAGCAGCGCCTCATCGACTGGACGGCCGGCCGGATCGGCTACGGTCCGGGCGCCGACGGCGTCTTCACCAGCGGCGGATCGCAGTCCAACCTCCAGGCGCTGCTTTTGGCCCGCGAGGAGGCGAAGACCACCGATGCCTCCCTGCTGCGAGTGTTCGCCTCCGAATGCAGCCACTTCAGCGTCCAGAAGTCCGCGAAACTGCTCGGTCTCGGCCCCGAAGCGGTCGTCTCCATCCCCTGCGACCAGGACAAGCGCATGCAGACCCTGGCGCTCGCCCGTGAGCTGGAGCGCTGCCGCGCCGACGGCGCCGTCCCGATGGCCGTCGTCGCCACCGCCGGGACCACCGACTTCGGCTCCATCGACCCGCTGCCCGAGATCGCCGAGCTCTGCGCCCGGTACGGCACCTGGATGCACGTCGACGCCGCGTACGGCTGCGGGCTGCTCGTCTCCCGCAGGCGCGCCCGTCTCGAAGGCATCGAGCACGCCGACTCGGTCACCGTCGACTACCACAAGTCCTTCTTCCAGCCGGTGAGTTCGAGCGCGCTGGTGGTACGGGACGGGGTCACCCTGCGGCACGCCACGTACCACGCGGACTACCTCAACCCGCGCTCCGCCGCCGAGTCCCGCATCCCGAACCAGGTCGACAAGTCCCTCCAGACCACCCGGCGCTTCGACGCCCTCAAGCTGTGGATGACGCTGCGCGTGATGGGCGCCGACGCCGTGGGCGGGCTCTTCGACGAGGTGGTCGACCTCGCCGAAGAGGGGTGGAAGCTCCTCGCCGCCGACCCGCGCTTCGATGTGGCCGTCGAACCTCAGCTCTCCACCCTCGTCTTCCGCTACATCCCCGGCGATGTCATCAGCCCCGCGCTGATCGACCGGGCCAACCGGTATGCGCGCAAAGCCCTGTTCGCGTCGGGCGACGCCGTCGTCGCCGGTACGACGGTCAGCGGCCGCGCCTATCTGAAATTCACCCTGCTCAACCCGCAGACCACCCTCGCCGACATCGCGGCCGTCCTCGAACTCCTCGCCGAGCACGCCGGCCAGTACCTGGGAGAAACCCTTGTCCACGCCTCTTGAGCCCCACGCGCCTTACGACTTCATCGCGGTCGGGCTCGGACCGTTCAATCTGGGGCTCGCCTGCCTGGCCGACCCGGTCGACGAACTGAACGGCCTCTTCCTGGAGTCCAAGCCGGACTTCGACTGGCACAGCGGGATGTTCCTGGAGGGCTCCACGCTCCAGACGCCCTTCATGTCCGACCTGGTCACCCTGGCCGACCCCACATCGCCGTACTCCTTCCTCAACTACCTGAAGGAATCCGGGCGGCTGTACTCCTTCTACATCCGCGAGAGCTTCTATCCGCTGCGCGAGGAGTTCAACGACTACTGCCGGTGGGCCGCCGCGAAGATACCCGCGATCCGCTTCGGCGAGTCGGTGACCGAGGTGACGTACGAGGAGCGGGACGCGGTCTACGCAGTGCGCACCGCGGGCGGCGCCGTGTACCGGGGACGCAGACTCGTCCTCGGCACCGGAACCCCCGCGTACCTCCCGGAACCCTGCCGTGACCTCGGCGGCGACCTGATCCACAACTCCCGCTACCTGGAGGCGAAGGAGACCCTCCAGGCCAAGGAGTCGGTCACCGTCGTCGGCAGCGGGCAGAGCGCCGCCGAGATCTACTACGACCTGCTCCAGGACATCGACCAGCACGGGTACGCGCTGAACTGGGTGACCCGCTCTCCCCGCTTCTTCCCGCTGGAGTACACGAAACTCACGCTGGAGATGACGTCGCCCGAGTACGTGGACTACTTCCACGGGCTGCCGTCCCGGACCCGCGACCGGCTCAACGTGTCGCAGAAGAACCTCTACAAGGGGATCAACTCCGAGCTGATCGACGCCATCTTCGACCTGCTGTACGCGAAGAACCGGCGCGGCCCGGTGGCGACCCGGCTGATGACCAACACCTCGCTGGAGACGGCTGGTTACGACCACGGCACCTACACGCTGGGGCTGCGCCAGCAGGAACAGGAGAAGGACTTCACCCTCGCCACCCAGGGGCTCGTCCTGGCCACCGGCTACAAGTACCGGGTGCCCGAATTCCTCGCCCCGGTGCACGACCGGATCAACTGGGACGAGCAGGGTCGTTTCGACGTCCACCGCAACTACAGCATCGACCCGGACCGGACGATCTACGTACAGAACGCCGAACTGCACACCCACGGCTTCGTCGCACCCGACCTCGGGATGGCCGCGTACCGCAACTCGTGCATCATCCGCGAGCTGCTCGGCGGCCAGGAGTACTACCCGGTCGAAAAGACCATCGCTTTCCAGGAGTTCACCGCATGAACCGCTTCACCATCCGCCCGCTGGACCTCCGTACCGACGCCGAGCTGGTGCACGGCTGGGTCACCCACCCCAAGTCCGTCTACTGGATGATGCAGGACTTGAACCTCACCGAAGTCGAGCGCGAGTACATGGCGATAGCGGCGGCGGAGCACCACGACGCCTTCATAGGACTGCACGGCTCCACACCTGCGTTCCTGATGGAGCGGTACGACCCCGCCCACGTCGAGCTCAAGGGCCTCTACGAACCCGAACCCGGCGATGTCGGCATGCACTTCCTGGTCGCGCCCACCGACAACCCCGTGCACGGCTTCACCCGGGCGGTGATCACGGCTGTGATGACCGAGCTGTTCGCGGACCCGGCGACGCGCCGGGTCGTGGTGGAGCCCGACATACGCAACACGGCGGTCCACGCGCTCAACAAGGCCGTCGGCTTCGAGGCGGTGCGCGAACTGGCGAAGCCCGAGAAGACCGCGCTGCTGAGCGTCTGCACCCGCGCCGCGTTCGAGGGAGCCCGCCGATGAGCAGCCATCTGACCCCCGTACTCTGGGCCGAGGCCGAGCGGCAGTTGATCCGCAAGGCGCTGGCGGAGTTCTCGCACGAGCGGCTGCTGTCCCCTCAGCCGTTCGGCGACGGGCCCGCCCCTCTCGGTCCCGCCGGAACAGGGGAAACCCCGTCCTCCGTACCCAGTGAGTCCTCCGCACACGGCGAGTTCTCCGTACGCAGTGACGACGGCGGGACCGAGTACCGGTTCCGAGCCCGGATCCTCGCCCTCGACCACTGGCACATCCCGGCCGATTCCATCACCCGCCACCGCGGCACCGAAGAACTCCCGCTGGACGCACTGGAGTTCTTCATCGAGCTGCGGGAGGTGCTGGGGCTGAGCGACGCGATCCTGCCGGTCTATCTGGAGGAGATCTCCTCCACGCTGTCCAGCACGGCGTACAAACTGGCCCGGCAGGCCGAACACCCCGTCTCCGCCGCCCAGCTGGCCGCGTCCGGCTTCCAGGACATCGAGACCGGGATGACCGAGGGCCACCCCTGTTTCGTCGCCAACAACGGCCGCCTGGGATTCGGTTCGGACGAGTACCTCAGCTACGCGCCGGAGGCGGCGAGCCCGGTCCGGCTGATCTGGCTGGCCGCCCGGCGCGACCACGCCACCTTCAGCGCGGGCGCAGGACTCGACTACGAGTCACTGATCCGGGCCGAACTGGGCGCGGAGACCCTGGAGCGGTTCGCCGCGACCATGACCGGGCTCGGCCTGGATCTCGACGCGTACTTCCTGATCCCTGTGCACCCCTGGCAGTGGCGGAACAAACTCTCCGTCACCTTCGCCGCCGAGGTGGCCAAGCAGCGGCTCGTGCTACTGGGGCACGGCGACGACTCGTACCTCGCGCAGCAGTCCATCCGTACCTTCTTCAACACCAGCGACCCGGCGAAGCACTACGTCAAAACAGCGCTGTCGGTGCTCAACATGGGCTTCATGCGGGGGCTCTCCGCCGCGTACATGGAGGCCACGCCCGCGATCAACGACTGGCTCGGGCAGCTCATCGAGAGCGACCCACTGCTGAAGGCCACCGGCCTGACGATCATCCGTGAGCGCGCCTCGATCGGCTACCACCACCGGCAGTACGAGCAGGCGACCGTGAAGGGCTCGCCGTACCGCAAGATGCTGGCCGCGCTCTGGCGGGAGAGCCCGGTGCCCTCCCTCGAACCGGGCGAGCGCCTCGCCACCATGGCGTCGCTGCTGCACACCGACCGGGACGGCGCCTCGTTCGCGGGTGCGCTCATCGCCGAGTCGGGTCTCGAACCGGCCGTCTGGCTGCGCCGCTACCTCGACGCGTACTTCACCCCGCTGCTGCACAGCTTCTACGCCTACGACCTCGTCTACATGCCGCACGGCGAGAACGTGATCCTGGTCATCGAGGACGGCGTGGTGCGGCGGGCGGTCTACAAGGACATCGCCGAGGAGATCGCGGTGATGGACCCCGACGCGGTGCTGCCGCCGGACGTCGAGCGCGTCCGCGCCGACGTACCGGACGACATGAAACTCCTGTCGCTGTTCACCGATGTCTTCGACTGCTTCTTCCGCTTCCTCGGCGCGACGCTGGCGACCGATGGCGTGCTCGGCGAGGACGAGTTCTGGCAGACCGTCGGCACCTGCGTACGGGACTACCAGAGCTCGGTGCCCCAACTGGCCGACAAGTTCCGCCAGTACGACCTGTTCGCGCCGGAGTTCGCACTGTCCTGCCTCAACCGGCTCCAGCTGCGCAACAACCAGCAGATGGTGGACCTTCAGGACCCGGCGGGTGCGCTCCAGCTCTCCGGGACCCTGAAGAACCCGATCGCCTGATCCACGGCGGTCGTCCTGGTCCACGGCGGTCGTGGAGAGAACCGCCCGGCGTGCAGAGAACAGCCCGGCGTGCGGAGACCGTCCTCTCCGTACGCCGGGCGCACTTCGTGCCGCTACTGCTGCGCGGGCCAGTCCACCTGGGGCGACCGGTAGTAGTCGATGCCCAGCGCGTCCCACCGGGGTGCCTGCGCGGCGAGCCGGGTCCGGTACGCGCCCCAGTCATGGGTGGACTGCGGCGACCAGCCCAGCTCGGCGATCCCGGGGAGCCTCGGGAACGCCATGTAGTCGATGTCCTCGCTGGTGGTCAGCGTCTCCGACCAGAGCGGCGCCTCGACCCCGATGACCGAACCGGCCGGCGCGCCCGCCAGATAGGTCGCCGGATTCCAGTCGTACGAACGCTGCACCTCGACCAGACCGGCCCAGGACAGGCCGAGCTTGGTGTCCGCCGTGTACTTCATGTCGAGGTACGCGCGGTCGGCCGGTGAGATGACCAGCTTCGTGCCCTTCTTCGCCGCGTCCACGACCTGCGCCCGCTCGGCGGCACCGGTGCCGTCGTACCCCCAGTACTGGGCGACCTCGCCCTTCACCGGGGCGGCCGCGGTGATCTGGTGCCAGCCCTCGACCTTCTTGCCGTGCTTGCCGACGATGGCCTTCGCCTTGTCCATGAAGGCGTCGTAGTCGGCCTGGCTCGTGGAGTGCGCCTCGTCGCCGCCGATGTGCAGATACTGGCCGGGGGTGAGCGCGGCCAGCTCGCGCACCACATCGTCCACGAAGTCGTACGTCACCGGCTTGGGCACGCACAGCGAACTGAAGCCGACGTCGGTGCCCGTGTAGAGCGGGGGCGCGACGCCGTCGCAGTTCAGCTCGGGGTAGGAGGCCAGGGCCGCGTTGGTGTGCGAGGGCAGATCGATCTCGGGGATGACCTCCTGGTGGCGCGAGGCCGCGTAGCGCACGATCTCCCGGTAGTCCGCCTGGGTGTAGTAGCCGCCCTTGCCGCCGCCGACCTCGGTCGAGCCGCCGTACGTGGCCAGTTTCGGCCAGGAGGAGATGGCGATGCGCCAGCCCTGGTCGTCGCTCAGATGCAGATGCAGTTTGTTGATCTTGTAGAGCGCCAGCTCATCGATGTACCGCTCGACCTGCTGGACGGTGAAGAAGTGCCGCGAGACATCGAGCATGGCGCCCCGGTAGGCGTACCGGGGCACATCGGTGACGGTGCCGCCCGCGACCTGCCACGGGCCGGGCTGCCGCCGGTGTGCCTCGACAGCGGCGGGCAGCTGCTGGCGCAGCGTCTGGACGCCGTGGAAGAGTCCGGCGGCCTTCTCCGCTGTGATCGTGACCCCGTCCGCGGAACTGACCAGCCGGTATCCCTCGTCGCCGAGGCCGTGTTCACGGGGGCTGAGCGTCAGCGTGATGGCGCCCCGGCCGCCGTGCGAGCCGCCGGTGACCGGCAGCGGGTATCCGGTGGAGGGCCTGAGCAGCCCCGCCAGATACGAGCCGACCTGGCGCGCGGCTGCGGAGTCCGCCCGGATGTGCGTCCTGCCGGTGATCGCGTACGGGGCTCCGCCGGCGTGGACGGAGGAGGGCGCGGGGATGATCGCGCCGAGTGGGCGGACGGTGGGGGCGGCGGACGCGGCGGGGGTGGCGGCCGGGGCCGCGCCGGTGCCGGCGAATCCGGCGGCCGCGACGAGGAGGAACGTACCGAGAAGCCGGGGCAGGGACCTGGATTCGAGTGTTCTGTGCAGTCTCACAAGCGGATTCCCTCCGGAGGGGCTCGCAACTGTGGTGCTGGGCAGCCGAACGTGCCCCATGGGTATCGCGGGCCCCCCGGAAGGGTCAAGGGTATAGACCACTCCGGATCTCCCTCGCGACCGGAACGACGGAATCCGAAGCAGCCCAGTCGCCCCCATCTGCCCGAAAACGGGCAGAAATATTGCGTACGACCTCGCATCACTCCAATATCAACGGATGGCCGCATCATCCCGCCCGTCGTACGACGACCTCATCGACCACCTGGTGCGCAGCTCTGCCCTCCAGCGCGGCGAAGCAGCCCGGGTGGTCCTCGATGTGCTGGCCTACTTCGACGAGACGACGGAGGAGTTCGTCCGCAGGCGCCACCGCGAGCTACAGGCCCGCGGACAGACAAACCCGGATATTTTTCAACAGATCTCGGACGAGCTGCCTCATCGTGCAGTGGCACCGCCCGAGCTCTCCCTGCGGCAGCTGCGCCGCATGATCTACGGCTAGGAACCAAGGAGCGATATGTGCGGAATCGTCGGGTACATCGGCAGGCGTGACGTGGCCCCGCTGCTGCTGGAAGGGCTGCAGCGGCTGGAGTACCGGGGGTACGACTCCTCGGGCATCGTCATCTCCTCGCCCAAGTCCGCCGCGCTGAAGATGGTCAAGGCGAAGGGCCGCGTCCGCGAGCTGGAGGCCCGGGTACCCAAGCGGTTCGCGGGCACCACCGGTATCGCCCACACCCGCTGGGCCACCCACGGCGCCCCCAGCGACCTGAACGCCCACCCGCACCTGGACGCGGGGAACAAGGTCGCCGTCGTCCACAACGGCATCATCGACAACGCGTCCGACCTGCGCACCCGGCTCAACGCCGACGGTGTGGAGTTCCTCTCCGAGACCGACACCGAGGTCCTCACCCACCTCATCGCCCGCTCGCCGGCCGCGACGCTGGAGGAGAAGGTCCGCGAGGCCCTGCGGCTGATCGAGGGCACGTACGGTGTCGCCGTCATGCACGCGGACTTCCCGGACCGCATCGTCGTCGCCCGCAACGGTTCGCCCGTCGTCCTGGGCATCGGCGAGAAGGAGATGTTCGTCGCGTCCGACGTGGCGGCCCTCGTCTCGCACACCCGCCAGGTCGTCACGCTGGACGACGGCGAGATGGCCACCCTCAAGGCCGACGACTTCCGTACGTACACGACCGAGGGCTCCACCACCTCGTCGACGCCGACCACCGTGGAGTGGGAGGCCGAGTCGTACGACATGGGCGGCCACGACACGTATATGCACAAGGAGATCTCCGAGCAGGCCGAGGCGGTGGACCGGGTGCTGCGCGGCCGGATCGACGACCGCTTCTCCACCGTGCACCTGGGCGGCCTGAACCTGGACGCCCGGGACGCGCGGGGCGTGCGCCGGGTGAAGATCCTGGGCTGCGGCACCTCGTACCACGCGGGCCAGATGGGTGCCCAGCTGATCGAGGAGCTGGCCCGCATCCCCGCGGACGCCGAGCCCGCGTCGGAGTTCCGCTACCGCAATCCGGTGGTGGACCCCGACACCCTGTATGTCGCCGTGTCGCAGTCCGGTGAGACGTACGACGTGCTGGCAGCCGTGCAGGAACTCAAGCGCAAGGGCGCGCGGGTGCTGGGCGTGGTGAACGTCGTCGGCTCGGCCATCGCGCGCGAGACCGACGGCGGGGTCTATGTGCACGCGGGCCCGGAGGTCTGCGTCGTCTCGACCAAGTGCTTCACCAACACGGTGGTCTCGTTCGCGCTGCTCGCGCTCCATCTGGGCCGGATCCGCGACCTGTCGGTCTCCGACGGCAAGCGGATCATCGCGGGGCTGCGGAAGCTGCCCGGCCAGATCGCCGAGATCCTGGACCGGGAGGCCGAGATCGAGAAGCTGGCCGTCGAGTACGCGGACGCCAGGTCGATGATGTTCATCGGGCGGGTGCGCGGCTATCCGGTGGCACGGGAGGCCTCCCTGAAGCTCAAGGAGGTCTCGTACATCCACGCCGAGGCGTATCCGGCGTCGGAACTGAAGCACGGGCCGCTCGCGCTGATCGAGCCCGCGATGCCGACGGTCGCGATCGTGCCCGACGACGATCTGCTGGAGAAGAACCGGGCGGCGCTGGAGGAGATCAAGGCGCGCGACGGGCGCATCCTCGCGGTCGCGCACCAGGAGCA
This genomic interval carries:
- a CDS encoding sensor histidine kinase, which codes for MNGRWWSTPVWEAPGWKALDRGTFRGATAMVACMTVTVLQAHGTPLRIVIGALGVLAALGMLLGRRTLPSVLGALGATIAMGSGLAISLLVPTGLGSFPVLAGVSVLPLRLPAGPVRTTAVAVMSAAFGIAIMVVTGSLAGLLAAVGAWLLADRSVEHTALQAERDRAVALLAEVEASRQALQEAAAVEERSRIAREMHDVLAHSLAGLSVQLQAVRAIAGREGAPASLTGPIDRAADLARDGVQEARAAVGALRHAPLRGVDDLKGLVGGFPGDARLRVTGRPCPLGPEAGHAVYRAVQEALTNAARYATGSVIEVDVAWSERELLVDVRDHGLPAGRGPSGVKGSGTGLRSMAERIEAVGGTLSAGPVPGGAGWRIEMRVPVAGAGGGAGPAGKMGS
- a CDS encoding response regulator transcription factor, whose amino-acid sequence is MTIRVLVADDQAVVRDGVVLLLSSADDMEVVGEAGDGHEAVRLATESRPDVALVDLRMPGLTGAEVTARVVTADIGVRVLILTTYADDDAVMPALRAGASGYLTKDATGEAVLAAVRDVAAGHTVLDPAVQRRLVELVVSEPDSTAPAPGPAPVVAASPGVPAEAEGLTRREIDVVRLVAQGLNNRQVAKEMVVSQATVKTHLNHVLAKLALDDRGALIAWAWRYGLADRTP
- a CDS encoding ABC transporter substrate-binding protein; the protein is MPNARASHISRRGILAAGGVIGIGAALTACGGSDSKSSGSAKSDSGPWSFKDDRGITAKADATPTKIVAFTGTAAALHDYGVEVTGVFGPTRTKDGKADVQAGDLDISKVEILGNVWGEFNVEKYAALSPQLLITGMYDKGALWYVPDESKSKILKLAPSVALMVARTSMPAALQRHAELAESLGADLKAKKVTDAKARFEKAAARLRSAAKANPKIKVLIGSASADLLYISTPEPSADLRYFKELGVNIVVPDKVDKDGWFESLSWENADKYPADIIMMDNRSSAIQPSALKSKPTWGELPAVKAGQVIPRSTTDPIFSYDKCAPALEALAKAIETAKKVS
- a CDS encoding siderophore-interacting protein, yielding MTTAAIAPFRFFGLHVVRTRRLGPSMVRITFGGEDLRDFAAGGRDQSLSLFLPHPGQQEPRLPAGENWFAEWRALPDDVRAVLRSYTVREQRRDPDEVDIDFALHGAAASAADAASGPASRWARQATPGQRVRVLGPAVEHNTAVRFQPPTGTDSVLIWADETALPAASAILEWLPAGTRAQVWLEVQHAADRQPLRTEANARVTWLVRDEGAPAAIDAVRAAELPGAHPYAWIAGESGCVKELRRHLVRERQVDRRQVTFVGYWRRGLSEEQLRETAARAA
- a CDS encoding pyridoxal phosphate-dependent decarboxylase family protein — encoded protein: MRSHLLNDTTAEQYRLTATAAVERVAAQLASTKKPFTGISHQELAPVLDSVDLDKPLGTAEAALDELGTVYLRDAVYFHHPRYLAHLNCPVVIPAVVAEAVLSAVNSSLDTWDQSAGGTLIEQRLIDWTAGRIGYGPGADGVFTSGGSQSNLQALLLAREEAKTTDASLLRVFASECSHFSVQKSAKLLGLGPEAVVSIPCDQDKRMQTLALARELERCRADGAVPMAVVATAGTTDFGSIDPLPEIAELCARYGTWMHVDAAYGCGLLVSRRRARLEGIEHADSVTVDYHKSFFQPVSSSALVVRDGVTLRHATYHADYLNPRSAAESRIPNQVDKSLQTTRRFDALKLWMTLRVMGADAVGGLFDEVVDLAEEGWKLLAADPRFDVAVEPQLSTLVFRYIPGDVISPALIDRANRYARKALFASGDAVVAGTTVSGRAYLKFTLLNPQTTLADIAAVLELLAEHAGQYLGETLVHAS
- a CDS encoding lysine N(6)-hydroxylase/L-ornithine N(5)-oxygenase family protein encodes the protein MSTPLEPHAPYDFIAVGLGPFNLGLACLADPVDELNGLFLESKPDFDWHSGMFLEGSTLQTPFMSDLVTLADPTSPYSFLNYLKESGRLYSFYIRESFYPLREEFNDYCRWAAAKIPAIRFGESVTEVTYEERDAVYAVRTAGGAVYRGRRLVLGTGTPAYLPEPCRDLGGDLIHNSRYLEAKETLQAKESVTVVGSGQSAAEIYYDLLQDIDQHGYALNWVTRSPRFFPLEYTKLTLEMTSPEYVDYFHGLPSRTRDRLNVSQKNLYKGINSELIDAIFDLLYAKNRRGPVATRLMTNTSLETAGYDHGTYTLGLRQQEQEKDFTLATQGLVLATGYKYRVPEFLAPVHDRINWDEQGRFDVHRNYSIDPDRTIYVQNAELHTHGFVAPDLGMAAYRNSCIIRELLGGQEYYPVEKTIAFQEFTA
- a CDS encoding GNAT family N-acetyltransferase, with the protein product MNRFTIRPLDLRTDAELVHGWVTHPKSVYWMMQDLNLTEVEREYMAIAAAEHHDAFIGLHGSTPAFLMERYDPAHVELKGLYEPEPGDVGMHFLVAPTDNPVHGFTRAVITAVMTELFADPATRRVVVEPDIRNTAVHALNKAVGFEAVRELAKPEKTALLSVCTRAAFEGARR